GTTGAAATTAGCACTCAGCCTGCGGTCATGTGCGGCTGCGGACAGACCGGCATCATGCCTAAATCTCTCCTCGATCATCTCCACTACATTCAACACATCCAGGCGATCGGACGACATTGTGTTGACAAAGCTACCGGAATGATCCCTATAGAAGTAAACCGGGACATCAATCACTCTCACTTGTGATGCCCTGATCATAACATCACAATAGTACAAAAGGTCCTCATAACGGATATCCGCATGAAACATCACATCCCTGAAAACATCCGTTTTATACAGCTTGGCACAAGCCGAAGCCTGGATACCGGTCTGATAAAGCCCTTCTTTAAGAGCTTCGGCACCTGACACAACCCTATGCCTGACATTATTGACATTCCGTCTGGTATCATCAACCGTGTCTCCACGCTCACAACCTCCGCATATCACATCAGCACCTTCTGCTACATCAAGCATGGCTCTCAGAGCATAGGGATAAAGCATATCATCGCTGTCAAGAAAAGTGAACCATTCACCCTTGATGCAAGAGATAGCTGAATTCCTCGCCGAGGAGACACCTTTATTATCAGTTGACAGCACCCTTATCCTTCTGTCGAGAGCCGAATACTTTTGAGCTATTTCAAAAGTACAATCCGTGGAACCGTCATCGACAACAATAGCCTCCCAATCGTAAAACGACTGCGCAAGCACACTCTCAAGACATTCCCCGAGATATGCCTGCGCATTATATGCCGGTATGATTACCGATACCATTACGAGACTTTTTCGAGGGATCACCTCTTCGTGTCTGTAGCTTCGGCAGTCTTCTTAAGATCGAATCCCGCCGTCATACCATCATACTTATTAAGCAGTGCGGAAGCTCCTTTGAGTGTAGTGTTGCTTGATAGTGCACTGATCCTCTGCATCAATGTCATGAGCTTGGATATATCGAATGTCAGAGTCATATCATTCTTGCCATTGAGAGATATGAAAGCCTCCATTGATCCAATGTTTACTTTCTTGAATGCCTGGAAATGGAACAGATATGTCCCATTCTGTTCATTCCGCTCTATACGTCCGCTAAGGCTGGCTCGACCACCTTTGAATGTGAATGTCGAATCCGTATTGATGGTTACGACAAGAGAGGTCAGACCAGCTGTCTTATAGTAAGGCTCAAGTTTCTTCTCTATATTCGCTGCGGCTGCGGCACCTCCCGCTTTCAAAAGGAAATTATCACTCTTGAAGCTCACAGCGGGAGCATAGTATGACCAAGTGCCTGCAAGCTGCTCAATGCCAGCTTTGGAATTACCGATCCCAAGAGCTCCGGCTACTCCCGACAATATGTCACTAAGCCCGCCTTTCTTTGAGGAATCCCCCTCAGCAGAGCCTGATGTCGATTCGGATTGTCCCTGACCGAGACCTCGCAGCAGATCAGACAATGACTGTGCCGATACATCGTTAGATGAAAAAAGCACCGCAAACAACAGTGTGAAAATTGTGAAAATACGTTTCATAGAAATCAAAATAATATCATAAATTAAAATAAGGGGCATCAATAAGCCAAAGTGACATTATCGATCCACAGGCGTCCACCCACCGAGGAGGCTGTATGCGGATTAGATACAGTGACTACATCATGAGTCTCTTCAGCGATTGTCCCGATGTGGCTCGATGCAGAGAACATCACCTTGATACTTGATGCTTTGACCCCGAACATCGTATAGGTCAACGGCACACTGAATGCAGTGTAGCTTGATGCGAGCTCCAGTCTGGCTGTCCCGGAAGCTATGACCACCGTTTCACCGTCATGCTTTCCGAGCACCTCTACAATAGCAAGACCGCTGTCGGAACGGTCACCCTCACATGGGAAATAACGGTAGTAACCGTTAAGTGATGACGGACGAGAATTCCACGTTATGCCTTCAGTATATGTCTCTGTGACTGTAGCCGGATCATACCGATAATCTCCAAGAAACAGTTTGCCGGCTGCTTTATAGGCTATCTCAGGAACAATCGGGGAATAGTCAAGATACGGCTTGCCCACCTGAGTATAATCTGGTATAGGCTTAC
The sequence above is drawn from the Duncaniella freteri genome and encodes:
- a CDS encoding glycosyltransferase family 2 protein; translation: MVSVIIPAYNAQAYLGECLESVLAQSFYDWEAIVVDDGSTDCTFEIAQKYSALDRRIRVLSTDNKGVSSARNSAISCIKGEWFTFLDSDDMLYPYALRAMLDVAEGADVICGGCERGDTVDDTRRNVNNVRHRVVSGAEALKEGLYQTGIQASACAKLYKTDVFRDVMFHADIRYEDLLYYCDVMIRASQVRVIDVPVYFYRDHSGSFVNTMSSDRLDVLNVVEMIEERFRHDAGLSAAAHDRRLSANFNMYGLLSVHDRDGRYSEVKKRCWEVIKRYRFASLLNPEVRLKNKAGILVSCLGG
- a CDS encoding lipocalin-like domain-containing protein; the encoded protein is MKRIFTIFTLLFAVLFSSNDVSAQSLSDLLRGLGQGQSESTSGSAEGDSSKKGGLSDILSGVAGALGIGNSKAGIEQLAGTWSYYAPAVSFKSDNFLLKAGGAAAAANIEKKLEPYYKTAGLTSLVVTINTDSTFTFKGGRASLSGRIERNEQNGTYLFHFQAFKKVNIGSMEAFISLNGKNDMTLTFDISKLMTLMQRISALSSNTTLKGASALLNKYDGMTAGFDLKKTAEATDTKR